The region TTTTGCCAAATCACGCTTCAACTGAATGGCCTCTTCGGAAAGCTCTTTGTTCTGATAGGCATTGATAGCCATCGCAGCCACTTTAACGACCTGTTGGTGCATTTGGCAGATTTCGGACCAGCCTTCAGTTGAAAACTCAAGCTTCAAAGCATTTTTCTTAATCGCCAAAGCCAGGATGTTGATGTCGATGGCGTCAGCAGCTCTTTCCAAGTCGCTTAGGAACATGATCATATTCATCACATTCTGATGCACAACGGTGTTTGATTTATTGGCATGATCCAAAAGAAACATTTTCGTTTCGCGATAGAGAAAGTCGACTTTGTTGTCGCGGTCCTTAATGGAATCAAAGTCTTTAGGATCGTTGGTTTCAAAAAGGCGGATCGAGTCTTTGATCATGCCTAAGACGATATCTGCCGTGCGCATGATCTCACGATTTGCATAAGATACGGCGAGGGCCGATGATTGATAGTTATCCAGTTTCACGAACTCCGTGCCGAATTCTTCAGAAGCCTGTTTTGGGAACATTTTTTCGATCAGTTCCGCACCTTTGTTGATGAATGGATAGAAGATCACAGCGGAAAGGACGTTGAAGATCAAATGAGCATTGGCGATTTGGCGCGACGTTGTTGTGTCGAAAGTATTCAAGAAATCAATAAAGAGGTGAGTGAATGGATAGAAGATCACAACGCTGATTGTTTTATAGAAAAAGTGAGCCCAGGCCACTTGACGACCAATGTAGTTTCCACCCGCAGCGGCGATCAAAGCAACAGAAGTGGTTCCGATATTGGCACCATAAACCCAAATCATGGCATCGTAGAACGTAATAGCTTTTACTGCGGCTAAACTCATGGCCAGACCGATGGTCACGGCGCTGCTTTGAACAAAGGCACAGAAGACAATCGAAATAAGTAGTGAATAGCCTGGGTTATCACGAACGTTTTGGAAAAGATCCGTCAACAACGGATTTTCAGCAAAGTGGTGTGACGAAACAGAGATCAAATTTAAACCAAAGAACAAAAGGCCAAAGCCCATGAAAACCAAGGACAGATTTTTGAAAACGGTTTTCTTTGACTTAAAGTAAAAGGCAAATGCAATGGCAAAGACAGGAAGGGCGTAAGAACCTAAATCCAAAGAGATGAACTGAACCGTCAGTGTCGTACCAATAGCAGTTCCGATAATGACACCCATGACTTGACGAAGATTAATCACGCGTGCCGAGCCCAGGCCTACAAGCATGGATGTTACAGCGCCTGAGCTTTGCATCAACGTCGTAAGAACAACACCCGTAAGAATCGCCAGAAATTTACTTTGTGACAGACGATTCAAAAGAATCGTGATTTTTCCCGCCATCAGTTTTTCTAAAGACGAAGAAGCCAGTCCCATCCCGTACAAGAAGAGAGCCACCCCGCTGATCAGGATGATGAAATAGGAGTTGTGCGTATCAATCATGATGTAGTTCCATTGTGCTCATTAAAGTGAATTAAGCTCCAAAAGAAGAGGATTGTAGCAATGATACCAGGAATAAGGAAGCCCCAATACTGTGCGTGAAGATAAACGTAGGCAGAGACGAGTGATCCTAGAATGAAAGATGAAATCAGTCCTATGCGCATCCAATTGGCGCGAATTTCATTCGTACGAGGTTGAATTTTGTGCGAATGCGTGATCACGCGCACTAAGCCGATTCCGAGGTCGGTCGTGATGCCTGTCAGATGAGTCGTTCGAATAATAGCACCGAAGGCGGAAGTGATTGTCGCATTTTGAATTCCGCACGCCAAGCACAAAGCGGCTAGCAGGATGTAGCCATGACGAGCCAGCGGAGCTCCGAATTCACCGAACACCCCGAGGTTTCCTAACGTCGCCACCATGATGGTTAAAAACAAAATCAAAAGCATCACGAAAGGGTAAAGGGGTTTTCGTCCTGTTTGAATGCGACGGTCGACGAAGAAGGCTGAAAGCATCGCTCCGCCTATGAAGAAACCAGGTACGGTCAGCATTCCCAAAGACTGCATCCACTTTCCTTGGGCTGCTTCGGTGCCGATCAATGTTCCAAAACCTGTGACGTGAGAAACAAAGCGATGGCAGGCAAGATATCCGCCCGTATTAATGGCTCCGGCCTGAAAGGCCATCGAAAGCCAAATCGTGACGTTAGAGCGACTGAAGTGAGAAAGGGTCTGGTGATACGAGAACATTCTAAAAATAGGGTAAAACAACTCTTCTAAAAAGACAAAAGACCCCTATATACTTAGACCTAAGAAAGAGGAAAGATTCATGACAGCAAAGACACCGGTCTTAGTCGTTGCGGCGGTGATCCGCCGTTTTGCTGACGCCGAAAAGCGAATTCTGATTGTGCGTCGGGGACCAGAACAAAGTGGTGCCGGCTTTTGGGAGTTTCCTGGTGGAAAAGTGGAATTAGGGGAGTCGCCCGAACAAGCTTTGCAGCGTGAAATCGATGAAGAGTTGGGGATCTCTATCCGCGTTGGAGAGCTTATTGGTGAAGCCGATTTTTCTTATCCAACAAAGCTCATACGTCTTCGTCTGTACTGGGCCGAAACCTTGCAAAGTGATCTGGTATTAAGTGAACACGATGCCTTTAAGTGGTGCTTGCCTCATGAAATAAAGGTGGACGAGCTTTCCGAGGCCGATCGGCCTTTTGTTGAGAAGATCTTAGGGAAGTAGGTAAGAGCGTTCTTCCGGAGTTGGAAGACGGCAAAACTCTCGTTCGCCAAACCACTTGTAGCGGTTTTTTGCGACGTATTTGTAAATGAGATCACGCAAAGGTCCTGGAATAATCAGCGCTAAAGAGAAGATTCTATAAAAGCCACCAAGGCCCGATAATATTTTAATAACCGCAGCCGAGCGGCGATAAATCTTACCTTTCTCAAAGTAGATCACTGTATCAAGATTGGTCCGATCTTGAGTTGGCAGAAGTTCTTCAGCCGTGCTTCCTTGAAGTGGAGCAAAAAGAAAAAGATGAGTTTTATCACGACTGATCACTGCGTCGACAAAACCATTACAAAGGTGGCAAACACCATCAAAAAAGACAACGTTTCGCATTTTTAAATCCACCTTTTCCATAGCAATTCCAGGCTACAGTCTTTATAATGAAACTTCAAGTTGAGGAGTCCTGTTCATGGAAGTCTTTTTATTTCCTCTAGTTAACGTCACTTTGTTTCCGCGAACGACGAAACCTCTCAATATTTTTGAACCTCGTTATCTTTCCATGATCAAAGAAGCCGTGGCTACGCAGACGCCCGTGGCTTTGGGGTTTATCGAAGACCCGTCGAAGGTCGCGTCGGTTCGTCCCGGTGAAAACGTCCCTTTTGTTCGCGAAATTGCAGGTTATGGATACGCGCAAATCGTAGAGGAAAGATTGAACGGGACTCTTTTGGTCTTTTTGCAAGGGCAAGGCAAGTTACGTTTGGGAAAGGTCCTTGATCGCGGCACTCCGTACATCATTTGCGAGGGCCATATCATTCCTGAGAAAACTGTTCTTGAACCCAACTATCAGACGGAACTCAACGCTATTCATCGCATTCTTGTGCGCTGGATCCAGACACATATTCCAGATCCACAGCAAAGAGACATCTTCATGCGTAATCTCGTCCATCCCGAAGAAATCATCGGAAGTTTCGCTTCTTATCTTGTTCGTGATTACGATCTACAGCAAATGGTGCTCGAGTATGACGACATCAACGAGAAGGTGCATTTTCTGCACCGTCTGATTGAGTCCAACGAGCTTACGACTTAACCGGGCTGGCCTCCAAGTTTTCTAAATGCACAGTTTCTGCGCGAACAAAGAAAACCCATTGCAATAAAATCACCCACACCGTGTGAGCTAAAGCGAGATGCACGATTTTCATCCACACCGGGGCATGCAAAAGTAAAGTCAAAATTCCAAACACGATCGCCGTGATCAGCGTGAGACTCATTTGGTAGGATCGACGTTCTACTAAAAGAGATTCGGCCGTTTGCGCTTTGATCCAAAAGAAAATGGCCAAGCTTCCGCCACCCAAAAGTGCTAGTAGGGGATGCAAGCCGCGCAGTCGAACTAAGAAGTGAGAGTTTGAATCAAAGTCCGCTAAAAAACCATCCCACAGATTTTCCGTCGGGAAAAGTGAGTTTGAGAGCGAAGCCCAAGCCCCTGTGATGCCAATAATGACGATAGCCCATGGCAAATAGCGGTAACGTCTGTCTTCCTTTGAGGGAGCTTGCAATTCCGATTGCAAAGTTGCTGCAGAAAATGCCAGAGCGGCCGACCCCGTCAGCATAAATGAATTCAACTGATGAAGTGCCATCACAAAGGCGCGATAAGGAGTATCATTAGTCGTCACAAGTCCGAACAAAACGAGTTTGGCTCCCAATAAAGCTTCTGTGATTGTAAAAATCAAAGTCGCGAAAGCCATTTTTCTAGCAAAATGAGTTTTAGGATAAATCTTGCGGGCCACCCACCAGAAGTAAATGACGACAAGACCGTAAATACCCGACATCAAACGATGACCGTACTCCACCCAGGTTTTTCCGCGTTCTGCTTCGGGAATAAGTTGCCCGTGGCATAAAGGCCAGGTGTCTCCGCAGCCATCACCTGAATGAGAAATGCGCACCCAAGCGCCCCAAAGAATCACCAAAATCGTGTAAAACAGAAGGCCAAATGCAAATTTCTTGAAAGTAGGTTTCGTCATAGAAAAAAGAAGTATCACGCCCCTAAAATGCGGTCAATCTCGAGGGGTGACGATTGACTTCCTGACAAGGAAAAGAGTTAAATAGGGCATGTCAGAAACATCAAAGTCCGCTCATCACCATCATCATCATTCACATGCCCATGGGCATCATCACCATCACTCTCATGGCGCTGTTATGGGTCGCATGAAATGGGCTTTGGCATTGAATCTAGGTTTTGCTTGCATTGAGCTTGCGGGTGGATTGTGGACGAACAGTGTGGCAATTCTGAGTGATGCTTTGCATGACTTCGGGGACGCCTTAGCGGTCACTTTGGCTATCGTGCTTGAAAAGTTCTCGCATAAAAAAAGCGACGAAAGTTTTTCCTATGGTTACCGACGTTTTTCTACGTTGGGGGCGTTGATTACCGGAATTATTTTGATCGTCGGATCCATTTTAATTTTGATCGAGTCAGTGCCCAGACTTTTGAATCCAGAACAACCACACGCGGACGGAATGATTTTGTTGGCCGTCTTGGGTGTGAGCGTGAATGGCTTTGCGGCCTATCGCATTTCTAAGGGCGAATCTTTGAATGAAAAAATGCTGATGTGGCATATGATCGAAGACGTCATGGGATGGGTGTTGGTATTAACCGGCGCCATCGTGATGAAGTTTTTTGACCTACCACAACTTGATGCCGGCATGGCCATCGCTTTGGCTTTATGGATTATGTACAACGTCTTTAAAAATCTGCGTGAAGCTTTAAAAGTTTTTCTGATGGCTTCGCCCACGAATATCGAAGTTGAACAAGTAGAGCAGGCGATTCGTAAAATTGAAAAAGTCCAGGACGTGCATCATGGACATTTGTGGTCCTTGGATGGAGAAAATCATATTTTCACGGGCCACGTGGTCCTGGGGCCTGACGCGACTGTTTCAGATATGGAAATCGTGAAGACCAAAGTAAAAAAACTTGTGAAGGATTTTGGGATTGTCGAGGCCACAATCGAAACCGAAGTTGCCGGTTTCAGTTGTCTCGATCCGGAACACAAGTAAAAAACGAAGTTAAAATGTGCAATGTTTGCGTCTCATGACGAAACGTTTTAGGCACAAAAATCTATTTATTCCCTCGGTTTAATAAAAGTTTTTCCTAATAAAGTCCGATAAGTACGTTAAGGAAACGTTAGGAAAAATTATGCGAAATACGGTACGTAACTCTGCAGGTAACGTTTTGTTACAAATCTTGGCGGCCACCGCTGTGATGAGTACCTCTTTTTATTTCCTCACCAACTACGTGATTGGCCAAAAAGAACAAGTCACTAAAACCGCGAACCTCGTGAATGTCCGCTTTGCGCTGAATAGCGCGATGGACTATGTGATTTTCGGTGTTCGTCAGAAGTATTGTTTTTCTAATGATGACATGCTCTTGGCTGAGCCTGCTGAAAAATGCAACCTCACGAACACGGGCAGCGTTGAACGTCTGATCATGTCGGTAGAGCAGGAAAACTTCATTCGTCAACTGCTCGCCAACGGTCAGAGTGTAGGGGATGTGGATCCCAATAACATTCGTTTAAAAACCATCGATCGTTATATCCGCGTGAGTGCTGCATCCACAAACCATCCTCTGTTTCCAGTATTACAAAGCTTGAAGATGGTGAAGGGTGCAGATGGAAAACCTGTAGCTATTGACGGTGTAGGGGTGAAGATCACCCGCGATGATAGCGCCTTTCTTCCGCGCTCCGGCCGTGAAGTGTACGCGACGATCACGGTTTTCTTGAAAACTCATCGTGACCAAACCGAGCCTATTCGTATAGGTAATAAAGATTTAAGCATCAGTTCTCAGATCGTAGTGTATCCACGCGAGGTGGGTTCATTTGCTCTGTTGGTTCCGAATGATTTGCATTTGGATTCAACTTGGGATGCGCAAATGGAAAAAGGCGATCTTTCAATTCATAAATTTAATAATCGTTCCGAGCTTGGAAACAGCCAAGGCTTGGTCTTTTTAAGTCCTGTCTTTGTGAATAAGAATATTCATATTGCCGTGGATAACGGTAGTGAAGAAACGGACCCTGGTGCCATTCAATATTCTGCCGTCACGTTTGCAGACCGCGTTTATCTTGGAAACGGTTGGGTGAAATCAAACGGCTCTAATTATACACCTAGAACGTCAGGTGGAATGAGCGACCGCTATTGGGCTGACGCTCGTACATTCGGGGGGTTCTTAAAGGGTATTGAAAATGATG is a window of Bdellovibrio bacteriovorus DNA encoding:
- a CDS encoding LON peptidase substrate-binding domain-containing protein, with product MEVFLFPLVNVTLFPRTTKPLNIFEPRYLSMIKEAVATQTPVALGFIEDPSKVASVRPGENVPFVREIAGYGYAQIVEERLNGTLLVFLQGQGKLRLGKVLDRGTPYIICEGHIIPEKTVLEPNYQTELNAIHRILVRWIQTHIPDPQQRDIFMRNLVHPEEIIGSFASYLVRDYDLQQMVLEYDDINEKVHFLHRLIESNELTT
- a CDS encoding (deoxy)nucleoside triphosphate pyrophosphohydrolase, whose translation is MTAKTPVLVVAAVIRRFADAEKRILIVRRGPEQSGAGFWEFPGGKVELGESPEQALQREIDEELGISIRVGELIGEADFSYPTKLIRLRLYWAETLQSDLVLSEHDAFKWCLPHEIKVDELSEADRPFVEKILGK
- a CDS encoding Na/Pi cotransporter family protein, producing MIDTHNSYFIILISGVALFLYGMGLASSSLEKLMAGKITILLNRLSQSKFLAILTGVVLTTLMQSSGAVTSMLVGLGSARVINLRQVMGVIIGTAIGTTLTVQFISLDLGSYALPVFAIAFAFYFKSKKTVFKNLSLVFMGFGLLFFGLNLISVSSHHFAENPLLTDLFQNVRDNPGYSLLISIVFCAFVQSSAVTIGLAMSLAAVKAITFYDAMIWVYGANIGTTSVALIAAAGGNYIGRQVAWAHFFYKTISVVIFYPFTHLFIDFLNTFDTTTSRQIANAHLIFNVLSAVIFYPFINKGAELIEKMFPKQASEEFGTEFVKLDNYQSSALAVSYANREIMRTADIVLGMIKDSIRLFETNDPKDFDSIKDRDNKVDFLYRETKMFLLDHANKSNTVVHQNVMNMIMFLSDLERAADAIDINILALAIKKNALKLEFSTEGWSEICQMHQQVVKVAAMAINAYQNKELSEEAIQLKRDLAKTEITLRENHISRLNRGMNSSINTSSIHLDLLSEYRRIASLLCNHAYNQRSS
- a CDS encoding thiol-disulfide oxidoreductase DCC family protein, giving the protein MEKVDLKMRNVVFFDGVCHLCNGFVDAVISRDKTHLFLFAPLQGSTAEELLPTQDRTNLDTVIYFEKGKIYRRSAAVIKILSGLGGFYRIFSLALIIPGPLRDLIYKYVAKNRYKWFGEREFCRLPTPEERSYLLP
- a CDS encoding cation diffusion facilitator family transporter encodes the protein MSETSKSAHHHHHHSHAHGHHHHHSHGAVMGRMKWALALNLGFACIELAGGLWTNSVAILSDALHDFGDALAVTLAIVLEKFSHKKSDESFSYGYRRFSTLGALITGIILIVGSILILIESVPRLLNPEQPHADGMILLAVLGVSVNGFAAYRISKGESLNEKMLMWHMIEDVMGWVLVLTGAIVMKFFDLPQLDAGMAIALALWIMYNVFKNLREALKVFLMASPTNIEVEQVEQAIRKIEKVQDVHHGHLWSLDGENHIFTGHVVLGPDATVSDMEIVKTKVKKLVKDFGIVEATIETEVAGFSCLDPEHK
- a CDS encoding YoaK family protein, coding for MFSYHQTLSHFSRSNVTIWLSMAFQAGAINTGGYLACHRFVSHVTGFGTLIGTEAAQGKWMQSLGMLTVPGFFIGGAMLSAFFVDRRIQTGRKPLYPFVMLLILFLTIMVATLGNLGVFGEFGAPLARHGYILLAALCLACGIQNATITSAFGAIIRTTHLTGITTDLGIGLVRVITHSHKIQPRTNEIRANWMRIGLISSFILGSLVSAYVYLHAQYWGFLIPGIIATILFFWSLIHFNEHNGTTS
- a CDS encoding COX15/CtaA family protein, translating into MTKPTFKKFAFGLLFYTILVILWGAWVRISHSGDGCGDTWPLCHGQLIPEAERGKTWVEYGHRLMSGIYGLVVIYFWWVARKIYPKTHFARKMAFATLIFTITEALLGAKLVLFGLVTTNDTPYRAFVMALHQLNSFMLTGSAALAFSAATLQSELQAPSKEDRRYRYLPWAIVIIGITGAWASLSNSLFPTENLWDGFLADFDSNSHFLVRLRGLHPLLALLGGGSLAIFFWIKAQTAESLLVERRSYQMSLTLITAIVFGILTLLLHAPVWMKIVHLALAHTVWVILLQWVFFVRAETVHLENLEASPVKS